ATAAGCCTACATTCCATTATTAATACTCCTACTATTTTATCCCCATAAACAATACCCCAAAACTCATCTTACATAGATACTTATTTCCCACTTAATGAGTTAAGTCATTTTCTTCcaatatatcacctttaattcaaaaaataaatactggATTCTCTTATCTAAACAGAGCCTAATCCTACTTCCTTAGGGCATTCCAACCCTCACTCAATTGTTTATCCAAATTTCAGTCAAATATTTATTAATGTCACGGTTGTAAatttaaaagagagaaaatagacaTCAAAATTTAAGTCTCAATTAGTTTAGataaatatttgggtaaaattcAAGTTGGTTATGAGATTAAATACACAATTAGAATAAAATTTATTCCCTCCATCCCATGATGTTTATCTGATCCGcaaaacaaaagcataaaaataatattaatacaacttttgcataaaaaaaaatcgatttttttttcaacaaatcacTATTTAAAGCACCAACTCTTAACCAATCTAAGCCTCACCTAATTACCCATCTCCCAAAACTATACCTCTTAAGAACATGCAcattaaagaaaatataaaaatgctAATCAACAgtacatttttttcattttacctacccACATTTCTctcaacactacaccaatattatatattttacctaacttcaattaaaatatatatttttcactcatttttttattatctttacgAAAATGCTAGACACACAACCACTACCACACAACAACTCACACAACCGCTGATGTCAGcgcaaaacgacgtcgttttgataatttaaaaaaaaaaaaaaaggaaggtcTCGGAACAGAGAAACCCcccttttccctttccctttccctttctcgTTTCCTCCATTTTTGATTGCTTGTTTCAGTGAAAACTTATACTGATAAGGAATGGAGAAACGAATTCCATACAGCAAACAACCAAGGAAAAGCTTCACATCGTCCACACTAACCAGGAACGTTAactacacttcatttttttcaacttttttggaGCATGGCCAGAAGGTAGAAATTTCAAATTAGGGGTTTCTCAAAATTTTcgaattaggtttttttttttttagtttggcAGCACAACATTTTAGGGTTTCTCAAATTGAAACCCTCTAATTGATAAGGATGAGGAGTAGATAGTGGGGGTAATTAATCTATCAATctgaaacaaggagagagagagagagagagagagagagaccttcgtcgTGGACAGCGTCGGGGTGCCAGAAGCCGGTGCTGGTGGCGGTCGCCGGCGATGGGGGAGCAGCCGGGGTTGGCGGTGGCCGTCGAGCAGCTGGGGTTGTGGTGGTCGCTGGTGGTGGGAGCCCCTCCCTCGCTTCTGTGTCTGTATTTTGAACGAGAAGGGAGAAGGGAAAAGGGGAAGAGGGGCTATGTTCGCGacctgggttttttttattttttatttttttaaattatcaaaacgacgtcattttgcGATGACATCATGATAACGTCAGCGGTTGTGTGAGTTGTTGTGTGGAAGTGGTTGTTTGTCTAGCATTTTCCTTATCTTTATTGtttaaagagaggagagagaaaaagaaaagagtataAATAATGCATagataaaaatagaaaacaactATTCACAAATTCATTTTAACTACTCTTTTAGCTCATTTAGTGTaaactattttttatatttctcttagataaaatagtaaaaaatatatttttattcatcTAGTGTACTTGCTCTAATAACTAATCCAAATCCACTTCAGAAAAACCAAGTCCAAAGGACGCAAAATTGCTTGTTTAGATCATTTAATCATCATGACATGATATTGGAAGACGTTTTAAGTTTTAGAGATAGTTAAATCAAACGAAATCAGCAGAAATACTGGTTGAGAGAAGATTGTGGGATACGCAGAAAATTCAGATCGCACAAATGAACCATCAATGTGCTGAACCGCTGGTCCCAAGTTTACCTggatccaaaacaaaaatatacgcACCGAAGCTCAGAAATCAAGTTCATCCCCATTCTTAGCAACCAAACGGAGATTACGAAGCACAAACTATAAGGAGAAAGAAATCTGCAAACGAAATTTGTGCTCCATTACTTGTAAACAACGAAAATTACAGAACCCGAGAAACCGTTAAAGTGCCGTTAGAACAATCCTACAGGGAGAGGTAGACATATAGAAAGAGAACACTGCAATAGCTACAGATGGATCGGAATTCCTAAACAACCTAACCGCCGAAACCATAGAGGGTCCTTCCCTGCCTCTTGAGGGCATAGACCACGTCCATGGCCGTCACCGTCTTCCTCCTGGCATGCTCGGTGTAGGTCACGGCGTCACGAATGACGTTCTCCAAGAAGATCTTGAGAACACCACGAGTCTCCTCGTAGATCAGCCCAGAGATCCTCTTCACGCCGCCCCTCCTGGCGAGCCTGCGAATGGCGGGCTTGGTGATGCCCTGGATGTTGTCCCTCAGCACCTTCCTGTGCCTCTTCGCTCCTCCCTTGCCCAGTCCCTTGCCTCCCTTGCCGCGACCAGACATTTTTCCTAGTGATTGAGAGAAAGAGATTTGATGtatttctagggtttcgaaaGGAAGACGATGGAATGCTTGATTTGAGATGGATGGCCAATTTGGGGGCAATTTATAGATAAGTAGACTTCGGAAGGGGGTTGATCTCGCTCgttggttttggtttgaatCGGACGGCGTATAGGGTCGATCCGCGTCGCGGGGTTAGATTCGATGTGAGTCGTTGATTGGATCTGAATCGACGCTGAAAAGTTTGAAAAGGCGGAGGGATGGTTTTGGCGGCTTAATGAAAGTGAAAAAACGAATGTGATGCGCACTGCGCCTTTTTTGATTTCGAAATTTTCAGATGTATTTCTAGATGAAAATAATACGCGCCTTGTTTAACCCTAGGGCTTCAAAATTTTGAGGGGAACCTTGACTCTGTGAACCCAATGAAATTGATATTccgataaaaataaatttgttacTAAGATCAGTGGAAGAAATCTTGAAAGATTTGTGATTCAGGCCACAACCCAATGCTTTTGGTTGTTCCATTCAAGCATCTAGACATGAAACTAGAGGGCTCTGATGTGTCGTACATTCATGTCCGTCCAAAGCTCAAAAACATGTACAATTTGATCATCAATAGCCTactaatcaaatcaaataattttGATGTGCATATTCAAAGTGTATTTCCTATTCATTTGTTGAAGAAAAACTTGATTTGCTTATTCATGAGTTCCGATATCTAATTGGCTTGGttttttcaaattatattttcaacCTCGACGGATATAACACGAACAGATGGCATAGCAGCCTACTGCGCTCAAGGCACAACAAGATACTCCTATATAAGATAGATAAGCTCTACGGTTTAGGTGGAAAAAGATGAATAATTCATACAAGAATAAGGAAATCCTAtactgtaattttttgtttaaaccCAACTACAATTCCTCGAGTTTTCTAGTGAGTTTTTGTAGTAATTTTTCAATACTTAGCTCAAAGTGTTTTCATAATCTGCAAAGAGATTGGGTACTCGAGGATAACTCTCTAGTTTAGGCGCTAAAATTTTGAGAATGAAGAGGCTCTTGTGCATGCTCTTGCATGCTCATTTTACGGGCTGATCTCTAAAGAAAACAACCATGAGATCACACTTTTGTGTTCGTGATGATATGGACATTACCAAAGCAAACACCCTTTCCAAAAAAACTTACCCAAAAATGATATGCAAATTATTTGTACGGTGGATTCATGCACCAAAATGTTCTTGGTATGTTAACACAATGGTGATGAACCAAAATCCAGAATTTGATTAAATTTTTGCATTTGGTGGACGGTTGGACATTGGCTCTAGTACTCCTAGTATAATAAAGGGTGAAGTTTCCTTGCACTTTTCATGGTCTTTCACTTTTGTGTTATAccctattttctttctttacgTGTATATGTCATTATGGTAGAGGTTTCTTTGATTATCAAGTGAATGGATCAATCTGACTGGgtgttccgctttctttttaaatcttttttttaaaaaaaaaatgtaatttcaaaaataatgaaaaataaattttcaactttttttcaccgattaaaagatctcaataaaatctatcaaataaaattcatattaatagaaaaattatttgtataaatatataatttttgagtttaaaattacctttcttttctaaaagttccttTTCCAAAATACCGGAACACCCTCTAATTTTCAAGAAGTGAAAATCAGTTCATTATTCAAGAAGTGAAAGTCCCTTGCAAGTCCATAGTAATATCAAAACACTTGTTGCTACTAAGATTGTACCCACTCCATGCAcggaacaaataaaaaaaagttcatattgATTTTTTCCCATTATCGTTTATCAAATCGGCAAAATGCAAATTATGTTTTTCAAAATGGATTGGTTGAACCATGGAAGTTAGAACCAAAAGGGTTTACTCCCGTTTTTGCAAAAAAGACTTATCTCCTTttatgaattaaaaataaaagtgcAAATTAAATTACTTCAACTTAATTCCCAATTGTAAAAACCCCAAACGAATAACTCATTTCAAAATTCCACAGCATTTGAACTATTGGAAACTCCATTGCTTATCTAAACAAAACTGGCCTCAAATCCAATATCCAGAATTGAGAAGATCAGGGAACAATTAGGAAGCATCCTGTAAACCCGTAACAGAAGACTGATTCAAACATGCGAATGTGAAAAACGAAACCAATATACATAGTAAAGTAAATTCATTTCCATTCCATAATGCATCAGTACTTACACGCCAGCGTCCTATTCCATTCAAGATCCAACAGAAAAAACAAAGCATAACAACAGGAATTACCAAaacgaaaccctaaccctaatccccACCCCCAAATTCAAGAACTAGTAAACTTCGTCACGGCCTTTGTCCCCTCGGACACGGCGTGCTTGGCCAACTCGCCGGGCAGCACAAGCCTCACCGCCGTCTGTATCTCCCGAGAAGTGATGGTGGGCTTCTTGTTGTACCTGGCCAGCCTGGACGCCTCCTGGGCCAGCTTCTCGAATATATCGTTGATGAAGCTGTTCATGATCCCCATGGCCTTGCTCGAGATCCCGATGTCCGGGTGGACCTGCTTCAGCACCTTGAAGATGTAGATCTTGTACGTCTCCACGCTCTTCTTcgacctcttcttcttcttctcgccAGCGGCGGCGGAGGCATCCTTGGGCAGCTTCTTCCCCGCCTTGGGCTTCTTCTCCGCCGGGGCCTTCTCGGCTGCGGCGGTCTTCTTCTCCTCCGCCGGCTTCTTCTCTGCGGGCTTCTTCTCGGCCTTGGGTGCCATTGAAATTAGGAGAGAGAGTACTTGGGAATGTTTGGGATTGTGGAAAGAGACAGAGGAAAGCAAGAGACGGTTGTGGTGTGGGGAAAGGAACAGAATGCAGGTTTGTATTTATAGGTGCGCTTCTTGTGTTTTGATTGGAGGATTTTAGTTGGCACGGATAGGTGAGCTGTCTGTCGATATTACCGTCgattttctttggttttgaaGTGGAAATCGACGGCTCGGAAAGGATATGTGGATGAAGATTGGGGGGCCCGGCTTAAAATATTCTGTAGCGGCATGGTCTCGTATCATTGGTAGAATTTCTGAGACACTTGGATCGATGACGTGGAATTTTGAGGGATTTAAAAGTGCTGCGCTAATTTcgcttttgttttgttattccttgaagataaaaaaaacaggTTACACAACAAAGCGCGGGTTAACCAAAATATACTCCAGTTTTTTGCTAGAAATCCTAAATATACGTAATTATACCAAAATTTAACTTTATTGCGATATgtcacattttattttgttgtgatATGACTTGACAAGAGAAACCCTTATATGCTTAAAAAATAAACGCATATATTAAATATCATTCGCAATGATTACAAGTCAAACTATTAAAATCTAGAAAAGCAATAATTGAAAACCCAAGCAGAGAATGACAATCTAGAGCAACGGCGAATGATAACGTGACTATAGTTTGTCTCCAatgtttctgtattttttgtaaatacagtcgttaatcttttttcttttatatattcctctatctttttttgtcttgtagATACATATTGAACTGAATTGAGATACCAAAATCTCTTTATCTCTTTTTATCCTTTTCTATCTTTTATTGGTCCAAACAAACGTCCTAAAAATACGAGTTCAACTTAAGTACACCCGCTAAATGGCTCTTAAAAAAGAATTCTAAGATGGACACATAAGCATAATCAAGACCCAATTTTGTTTGCTATGAATTCCTGATTTAGGAGTGAAGGGGTGCTCCAATGGAATAATTATTCTATCTCCGTTAAAGTGGATAAAACATGGTATGtaaataagataaaaataaagtatttatcctctccctctatctcttgGCTCTTTTTTATGTGGATTGCTAGATTTAGGAGCCGTGTACTCACTTCTAATGCCTATAGACAAAAAGTAGCATATTTAGGGAGCCCATTGAAGTATAAAAATGGATGTACAATTTCTCTAAATAAAT
The sequence above is a segment of the Rhododendron vialii isolate Sample 1 chromosome 13a, ASM3025357v1 genome. Coding sequences within it:
- the LOC131314776 gene encoding probable histone H2B.1; this translates as MAPKAEKKPAEKKPAEEKKTAAAEKAPAEKKPKAGKKLPKDASAAAGEKKKKRSKKSVETYKIYIFKVLKQVHPDIGISSKAMGIMNSFINDIFEKLAQEASRLARYNKKPTITSREIQTAVRLVLPGELAKHAVSEGTKAVTKFTSS
- the LOC131313857 gene encoding uncharacterized protein LOC131313857, producing MSGRGKGGKGLGKGGAKRHRKVLRDNIQGITKPAIRRLARRGGVKRISGLIYEETRGVLKIFLENVIRDAVTYTEHARRKTVTAMDVVYALKRQGRTLYGFGGDCSNGTLTVSRVNLGPAVQHIDGSFVRSEFSAYPTIFSQPTQKRGRGSHHQRPPQPQLLDGHRQPRLLPHRRRPPPAPASGTPTLSTTKYKFSLKQAIKNGGNEKGKGKGKRGVSLSNSFRILLIYKLPPNWPSISNQAFHRLPVETLEIHQISLSQSLGKMSGRGKGGKGLGKGGAKRHRKVLRDNIQGITKPAIRRLARRGGVKRISGLIYEETRGVLKIFLENVIRDAVTYTEHARRKTVTAMDVVYALKRQGRTLYGFGG